In Flavobacterium hankyongi, the genomic window CATTCAGCAAATACGAGGGAAAGGTTATTGAGGTCGATAAAGAATTCCTAACTGAAGAAGAAATACAAAAAATCTACACTAAAAAATTTATCAATGCGCGTCTGGAATTAGTCAAGGATATATTCATTTTTTGCTGCTTTACAGGTTTGGCCTACATTGATGTGCAACAATTACGAAAAGACCATTTAGGAATTGGTATCGATGGTAATAAATGGATATTCAAAAACAGACAGAAAACGGATACCAGATCTAAAATCCCTCTACTCCCTATTGCCGAAGAATTAATACAGAAGTATTCAGACCATCCGAAATGCATTAATGAGGATAGAATTCTACCAGTATTAAGCAATCAGAAGATGAATAGCTATCTAAAAGAAATTGGAGACGTATGCGGTATTCAAAAAGAAATAACCTTCCATATGGCCAGACACTCCTTTGCAACGTCTGTAACGCTCACTAATGGCGTTCCCATTGAGAGCGTAAGTAAAATGCTAGGACATAAAAGTCTAAGAACAACCCAACACTATGCAAAGATTGTAGATAAGCGAGTAAGTGATGACATGGCTATACTAAAGCAAAAACTATCAATACAAAATCTTCAAACGAAACAAGCATAATTATTATTCTAGGCGATTTATTGCAAGTTTATCGCCTAGAATATCCTTTTTAATTATTCTTTAACCTAAAATATGCGGTTCAATATCTTCATATTTTAAGCCTGTATATTGGCAGAATTCTTCTATACTCACAAAATTGTCTTTGGACTTATTTAAGCCCTCCTTTATCTTTTGAAGAAGTCTTGTGCTTTGGCGGTAACTTTTTCCAGTAATACGTTGTATGTCCTTTGGGTAGATGCATACTCTTTTTGGCTCTGATTTCATACTTTATCTATGCTTTTGATATGGCTTTACTATACTTGATTTATTGTCTTGAAACGCTAAAATAGATAATTATTAGAGTCGTTTTTGATGGTCACTTATGTTTCATGTGGACATTTATATCATTTGATGTCATTTGGTTTAATATGATTATTTAAAGCATTAAATTAATTATAATATTTGCTTTCGAATCCTTCAGGAATTGTTGCAACAAGATGAAGATTTATGAATTTGAAAACGAATTATTAATCTAATCTATTTGAAATATTATGGCTAGACAGAAAGGCATAATTAAACTAAAAGGTACTATCGGGGATATTACTTTTTATAAAACACAAGACGGGCATTTGGCTCGTGAAAAAGGCGGAATCGATGCAAGCAGAATTGCGAGTGATCCAGCCTTTCAGAGAACAAGGGAAAACGGTTCTGAGTTTGGAAGAGCCGGAAAAGCCGGTAAGGTTTTGAGAACATCGTTAAGAGGTTTGCTTTTAAATTCTGCCGATGGTAGAATGGTAAGCCGATTGACACAGCGAATGGTTAAAGTTATTCAGGCTGACACAACCAGCGAGCGTGGTTTGCGAAATGTTATTGATGGTGAAGCAGAATTGTTAACGGGTTTTGAGTTTAACATTAGAGGTAAATTGGGAACAAGTTTGTTTGCTCCATTTGTAGCAACTATTGATCGGGTAACGGGTACTATTAAAGTTGATTTGGCTTCATTCATTCCGTCTAATATGATTGCTGCTCCAACCGGAACAACACACTTTAAAATTATTTCTGCGGGTACTGAAATTGATTTTGAAGCAGAAACTTTTATTGAAGCTCATTCCGAAACGGCTATTTTGCCTTGGGATACTACCGCAACTGCCGTTATCAGTCAAACGAATGTGATAACTGCGAATAGTACGCATCCTTTGTTTTTAGCACTAGGAATTGAGTTCTATCAGCAGGTAAATGGCCAGATGTATCCTTTGAAAAATGGAGCTTTTAACCCATTGGCTTTGGTTTCTGTAAGCGGATTGTAATAGTGTCTAATCTTAAAATAGAGAATTTATGAATGTAGTTGAAAGAGCTAAGGCTCCAACACCAAAGTTTTTCAGAGTTTTGAGAACAGTAGGTTTAGCATTATTGGCGGTTGGTGGTAGTATTGCTGCTGCTCCTGTGGCACTACCCGCAGTTATTGTAACTGTTGCCGGTTATGCCGCAGTCGCTGGAACTGTTTTATCTGCTGTAAGCCAGGTTACGGTTGATGATGATGCAAAGCGCGAGCATGAAATTGTGAAACGCCTGGAGGAAGAAAATAAATACTTACCTCGTGATGGAATCAAATAATACAATCCATGTGGGAACGGCAGCCGGAACAGTTTTAAGTATTGTGCCTAATATCAGTTCCGAAGATGTTTTAAAAACGATTGTTTTGGCAATTGTCGGAGCAATCGTAAGTTTTACAGTCTCTCTACTCTTAAAGAGGCTGACAAAATCCAAAAATAAATAGTCCGGTTTTGATTGGTAACCTTTTCCGGATAATTAGAAAGCCTAATCTTGTGACGATTAGGCTTTTTTTATGTTATCCTTCCTGAAATTGATTTAAAGTTACTTCTTCAATTACTACCTCAGCATCTGAAGTATACAATCCGTTATATTTTGCAATATCGACAGCTTTGTTTCTGCTGTCGAATATTCCAAAATAAATTCTCGATGATTTGGTTTTCCAAGCATCTGTTTGGTACAAAATAAATAGTGTCATAGGATGTTCTTGTTATGTTAATGGCTTTTACTTTATCTCTTGCAATACCTGTACAGGATAGTTCTACGCAAATCGTTAATAAGATTGATATTCTCTTGAAATTGCTTTTCTTTTGATTCCAAAAGGCGTAATGCCTGAATGTTTTTTTTGTGTTGCTCGTAGTCATCATACATTTCTGTTACTCTTGGAAACAACTCTTTTTTAAATTCCTGCAATCGTATAAAAGGTATAACCGAACCTATTAAAAACTGATGCCAAAATTTTGACTTCCATAAACTGAAAGTTACCCAGTAAATATTTTCGCAATCTTCTTCGTTTTGAAAAATAAGTACGAAACTGTTTGTAAATGGCTCTTTTTGCGGTTTACCGCTGTTAAGTCCTTTGTTTAGGACAAATAAATGTGGTTTACCGTAAATAGTGTCCTTTCTGTGGGTTTTAACGATGTAATTTGTCATGGCTTCGGATTTTAGTTTAATGCTCGTTTCCTTCCTTTCACAACAATTTTTTCAAAAGAAAAAAGAGTAAAAAAGAAAGCCATACAACACTGTGGAGGGGTTCAGAAAAGCAAGTTTTTCTGGAAAAATACTACCCGAATGGGTGGAGATTTTTACAGAAACCCGTAGGGCTTGAACTTGCTTTTTTGAAGACCGGAACTAATCTTTGCCTTCTTTTTTTCTCTTTTTTGTTTTGATATCCGAATTGTTTCTTCTGAAATCCTGTTCTTCATGAATTGAGAGCTAATCGTCTTGAAAGGGTTTGAAATTTTTGGGCAGTTTGAATAAAAGAAACTTGTCAGTAAAAGCATAGTGCGTTTCAAAATGAACTAAAATTTCAAACTCTTTCTTGGATTTGTTTTTTGGGGATGCCTGCACAGGGTTAAGAAAGCAGTTAGTACTGTTAAGTGAGAGTTGATGCTATGAAAACGGAAAGCATCTTCAAAAAACAATGAAAACACTACGTAGTGCGGTGGCAGTAGCGGAAGTAAGGGTATTGTTTTTTTATTTGTGAACCACCTTACTTGTGATTGCTTTTGTGCCGGCTTGATGCCTTGACTGGTGAATAGTGAACTATGGGAAGTGAATAGTTAATTGGTGTTATGAATTGTTTTGGCATTAAGACGGCGGGGAAGCAATTAAGACAATGCTACTGACAAATGAAAAAACAATACTCTTGCGGGCAAATTTTGGCTTTGTGGGTGCTGCTTACTTGAGTGGACAGTCACAGTCACAGTTTACAAGTGAGTTGTGTTATGGAAATGCTACAGCACTTACAAAGACAATGCAAGTACTACCGATGTAAACGCAACGAATGTAAAAACAGGGAAGACATACTTTCTTTAAAGTACAGAAAACCGAATGGTTTCTTATGAAAAACAGGACGTTCTTAATGGTGGTGGCGAAGGGCGGTGTTTTTGGTAGCTGGGTGGTGCGATGGAAGCTGCCAAAAATGTTGCCCTGGAGCCACTACCCTGCGCGGCTGTTTTACATAATGACATCTTATAGTTCTTGGCTTTCCAAAAAAACAATAACTAGGTCTGACATGAACTATAAGACTGCATTATGTAACACAGCTTGGGGAAAAAAATTACTGGCGCAAGTTGCGAAGCATACGTGTTTTTGCATCAAAAACTGTGACAGTAATTTTTTTAAGGGATGGTAAATAATTCTATTGAACTACTTTACACAATCAATAAAGAAAGTACCATTTCTCTGAAGAAATTAACGAAATGAAGCAAACAAAGAACAGGCTTTAGGAATACTTGGACTAAAGACGGTTTTTGTGCAGCTGAATAAGGTAATGACTTTATAAAAAAAAGATGCTTACTTATTACAGCAAACATCATTTTCTTTTGAATTATAACTAACACTAAAATTTCGTCCTCTGAATCCGTACAGCATTAAGAATAGCCAATAAAGCAACACCTACATCTGCAAATACGGCTTCCCACATTGTAGCTAATCCTCCTGCTCCAAGAATAAGAACAACTGCCTTTACTGTGAATGCCAAACCAATATTTTGCCAAACTATTTTCTTGGTTTGCTTCCCAATAGCAATTGCCATTGGAATCTTGCTTGGTTTGTCATCCTGAATAACCACATCGGCGGTTTCTATGGTGGCATCGCTGCCTAAACCTCCCATTGCAATA contains:
- a CDS encoding DUF6943 family protein, producing MTNYIVKTHRKDTIYGKPHLFVLNKGLNSGKPQKEPFTNSFVLIFQNEEDCENIYWVTFSLWKSKFWHQFLIGSVIPFIRLQEFKKELFPRVTEMYDDYEQHKKNIQALRLLESKEKQFQENINLINDLRRTILYRYCKR